Part of the Bacillus sp. THAF10 genome is shown below.
AGTACTCCAAAGGCTAAAGCCTGAACAACGAACGCTTTTGATGATGAGGTTTCATTACGGTTATTCGATAAAAGAAATGGCACAAATTTTCAATAAGCCAGAGGGTACCATTAAATCGCAAATTCACCGAACATTGGCAAAGGTAAAATCGGAGTTGGATGAAGGAGGAGAAAAGGTTGGAGAAGCTTAATCATGACCTAGATGCAGCGTTTGGAGAAATTCATGTTCCAGATGAGGAATTAAACAAACGTGTTCAACATGCATTGGAAATTGCCCAAAAGCAACATCGAAAAAGGGCTAGGAGGTTTCAGGCCTGGAAAGGGAGCCTTGCCGCAATACTAGTGATCGGGATTATATCCGTCCTAGCTTCATCCTTCCTTAGCCAACATGAAACCACTGAGCTTACTTCTAGTGCCGGCTTTGAGGACAATATCTTGTATCAGCATGGTGACAAAGGAATCAAATTAGTTGTTACAGAAGGAAAAGCCACGGAATTAAATTTAGAGCAGGAATCAAATGATATTCAACTAAAGCTGACAGAAGCGTTTTTGGATGAAGGACGATTGGTGATAGGATACAAGGTGCTATCAAAAGAGGAGCAAAAAGGAACAATGGTCACCAATTTAAGTTATCAGGATAAGGACCTTGGTGTTACAGTGTATAGTTTGAATAAGCTAGAGCCGAACAAAGAACATACAGGAATATTCTCCTTTGATGTGAGTGACCTCCCGGATGAAGTGAACTTCGAATTAAATGTAAGATATGAGGAATGGAAAAAACCAAAGGCAGAGTGGGATTTTCAATTTGATTTAATAAATGAAGGTGGTTATCTCGTCAAAGGGATGGGTCTTGAAAAACAAAACAAAGAAGGCGCTAAATTTAGAGTGGCTACTCTAGAGGAAACTGCTTCTAAATTAGAAATACAAACAAATCTATTTTTGCCAGAACAGATTTCAACCGAGATTACCAATAACATGCATTTAAATTATATTATTATTGGAAAGCAATCAGGTGGATATTATCTGGCAGATAACTATTTTACAATGAGCAGTAATGATGAATTTCTTGAAAGAATACGTCAGCAAAAATCGTACCCAGCACTGGCAGAATTTGCTCCTCTTCGGAATGTGGAATCATACCAAATCATCCCGATAATTGCTGATTATACTCCTAGTAATGTAATTAGAGAACCGTTGGTAAAAGGAAAAGGCTACCATACGGTAAATGGTACATTTCAGGTGATAAAGGTAATGGAGAAAAACAACAGCCTTGTCGTGACGATTGATAAAGGGAATATACCACATGAACTGATTGGTAGCAGTTTGCAGTTAGAGGATAAGGAAAACACCATGTATCAACCAACCAAATACAAAGTAAAAGGAAAATATGTGGAGCTTTATTATCAAACAACCATAAAGCCAAAGGATCTTGGGATATTCTATGTGCCGGCAAAATATTATTTTGATGATCTGACAATTGATGTTCCTTAACAGTTAATCGAACGATCGATTAAAACCTAACACAAAAAATAAAGCCCAATCAACAGGTTAAACAATCGTTCGTTTTACCACCATCATTCCTTGTCGCACTAAGGGTTAAGGCACTTAAACGATCGTTCATTCAAAAAAATATTTTATCCTTCATATTCCATTACGCTCGTTTAATGAAACGTTCGTTCAACAATAAGAGGCTGGGACAAAACTTAAAAACACAAACAAAAAGACGAACAATAGTAATGCCGCATTAAATACCGCTATTGATTTCCGTGCAAGACTTCGCTTTCCGCGGGTGACCCGTGAGCCTCCTCGGCTTCGTATGCGGGGTCTCACATTGGCCACTTCTCTAAGCAGGAGTCTACGTATGCACTCCAATCAACCGCTGGTGTCATCTAAGAAATAAAAGCATATTGTAATAATAAAAAAACCGAACTGATTTGATCAAATACTATAATCAGTTCGGTTTTTACTTAGGATAAAAAAATTTTGTCCCAGCCTGTTTCTTGTTATTACAATACATTAAAATATCTAGCCTCTGGATGGGCGAAAACGATGGCGGATACCGATGCTTCTGGTTCCATCATAAAGCCGTCTGTCAGTTCCACACCAATGTCTGCAGGCTTTAACAAGTTAAACAGCTTTTCTTGATCCTCTAAATTTGGACATGCCGGGTAGCCAAAGGAGAAGCGCTGCCCCTGGTATTTTGCTGCAAAACGCTCTTTCATCGTAAAGCTAACACAATCCGGAAAGCCCCAACGATCGCGCATTTGCTGATGCACAAGCTCAGCTAGACCTTCTGCAGTTTCCAATGCAAGAGCTTGTAGGGCGTGACTTTCTAAAAACCGGCCTTCTTGTTTATACGTTGCGGCAAGCTCGCGGATGCCTCGGCCTGCCGTGACGGTAAAAAAGCCCACATAGTCCATCACACCGCTACTCCGTTCCTTTACGTAGTCTGACAAGCAAAGATGCGGCGTTTTTTCCTGACGAGGGAAGTCAAATTGCTCCAGCACTTGGGAATGGTCCTCTGGGTTGTAAATAAACAGGGTGTCACCTTCCGCTTGAGCAGGAAAAAGTTGATACAGTGCAGCAGGGGAGATGAGCTGCTTCTGCTTGGCTTGT
Proteins encoded:
- a CDS encoding DUF4179 domain-containing protein, producing MEKLNHDLDAAFGEIHVPDEELNKRVQHALEIAQKQHRKRARRFQAWKGSLAAILVIGIISVLASSFLSQHETTELTSSAGFEDNILYQHGDKGIKLVVTEGKATELNLEQESNDIQLKLTEAFLDEGRLVIGYKVLSKEEQKGTMVTNLSYQDKDLGVTVYSLNKLEPNKEHTGIFSFDVSDLPDEVNFELNVRYEEWKKPKAEWDFQFDLINEGGYLVKGMGLEKQNKEGAKFRVATLEETASKLEIQTNLFLPEQISTEITNNMHLNYIIIGKQSGGYYLADNYFTMSSNDEFLERIRQQKSYPALAEFAPLRNVESYQIIPIIADYTPSNVIREPLVKGKGYHTVNGTFQVIKVMEKNNSLVVTIDKGNIPHELIGSSLQLEDKENTMYQPTKYKVKGKYVELYYQTTIKPKDLGIFYVPAKYYFDDLTIDVP